AAGTTGTGTATGCTGGGCCCTGTTGTTTGTATGTGAGTGACACAAATAGGCAAACTGAGAGTGTAAGAGATCTCTCTCTTTATGGGTTGCATCTTAGTAATGTTAAAATTCTTCTAGAAAGAAACATTGCGGCACTTTTAGAACTTAGAGTGTCTGATCAAGATTTGGGTTTGGTGAGAAGTCTTTGTCCTGAGGCTTGTGTCAGGCAGCCTTGCCCCTCTGGGAGGCACTCCCTGCTGCCCGGCTCAAGGAGCCCAAGATGATCCATTGAAAGAGGAGAGGTCTTATCAAAGGAGGaggcctgcctgcctccctccccttggATGGTGCCCCTGTGCTCCGTGCTGCTCCCCTGTCTCAGGACTGCTGGATTTTACCTTGTGAAGTAATGGTTAAAGGGCCTACTGTCCACCACGGGGACCACAGTGCCAGCTTGTAAAGCACAGTTGCCTGGAAACACTGCAAATTCTGACCTTCAGTCGCTGAGATTTAAGCCAGAAAAGGCATCACCGTATAACTAGGCTCTTGGGAGCTGGAAAAGCATTTGCTCAAGTAGGGCCAGAACATATTCCAAGTGGCTGTTATGTTTCTGAACTCCAGTTATTTCACAATCATTTCAAGGCATATGAACCAAAAGCCCCATTTTAATGCAAGTTCACTTCCACATACTAAATATGCTCCAGCCCTTCCTGAAATTTTGCAATGATTGTGTTCCCAGTCAGTGTTGCGTGAGGGCCCACGTGTGGTGCTCACCAGATGTTCTTACACAGGAAGTCCTCGTTCCTGAAGCCTCAGAATTTGATGAGTGGGAGCCAGCAGGCGCAGCCCTGGAGGGCACTGTGACTGCCGTCATCCCCACGTGGCAGGCGCTGACCGCTCTGGACTTGAGCCACAACAGCATCTCTGAGATCGATGAGTCTGTGGTACGCTCTCCATGGCCTGACCAGACCCTGGGTTGGGTATTTAACCTGGCTTTTTCTAGAAAGACCACCGAAAACCTGTACCCAGTGCTCTGTGCGTTGCCTGCAGTTTTTAAGTTAATTTCAAAATGGGGTTATTTAAACGAGGTGAGGAGTGCTTAGAACCAAATGAAGCGTATTAATTGCATGTACATTTGATAGAACAGAAACACAATAAGTGGTGAAATTTATTCCCAAGGAGTGTAGCAGAAAAATCAGTCCATaggttccagggacttccctggtggtccagtcgttaagactgtgcacttccactgcagggagcatgggtttgatccctggtcggggaactaagatcccgcatgccacgtggcacggccaaaaaaaagaaaggttccaGATGTGCCCATGTAAGAGTGACATCCAGATGGTACTTGGGCAGTAGGACTGTGATTCCTGTACTTGTGCCTCTCAGTGGGTGTGGGTAGAGTTGAAGGACACACCTTCTGTCTGTAACCTTGCCATTTGTCATTTTTACAAGCCAAGTGTTCCGTAAAAACAGTGGGTCATGCTCAGTACTGGAGTCCCTGAGTTATGTGTTCCTGAGGACGTGCTGCTGGGTGGGCACTGGGAGGTGTCACGTCAGGGGCCCTGCACAGATGGCCAGCCCAGGAGTCCGTGGTCAGGAGGAAGCCTTGCAGGTTGTCTGTCCACCATGTCCAGGGGCCACGTGGGGTCCAGCTTCCTAGGATAACGTCATGTGTTATCTTTTCTTTCACAAGAAACTGATTCCAAAGATTGAGTTCCTGGACCTGAGTCATAATGGAGTGCTGGTCGTGGACAATCTGCAggtaatttgtgtctttggaGACCATCATTGCCTGCAGGCTTCTCACAAGGTCCCATTCTCCTGAGATGCAGCCTTGGGAGTTTGGCCATGCTCTGGGGTTTCTCTCATGGGCACTCGAAAGGTGTCTGGGTGCACCAGAGGTTTATAAAGGCAGGGGCTGCTGCCCTTCCCTCTGGGTCCCAATGATGCACTGAGCGTTTGTTGCTCTAGTTCCCCAAAATTAGAAAAGATGTGTAAGTACAAATAGAGCGTGATGAAGATGATGTGCCTCCATTGTGAAGACGGACAGCCTCATTTTCAAAGCCCGTGCCTACGCTGTGGGCCGTGCTGCCCCTGCGGGGGATGCAGCTGGGCTGTAACCTGCGCAGGGAAGAGGGAGTTCCCTTCGGAATAACTGTCAGAGGAACTGGTCGTTTTAGGTCGGAAGGCCCATCACACCCTTAACGTCAGTCCCCTTTCTTTGGAGCCTTGACCTTAACCACTTTACTCTGTTCTCAATGCTGCCGCAGCACCTGTACAACCTCGTGCACCTGGACCTGTCCTACAACAAGCTGTCCTTCTTGGAAGGGGTTCACACCAAACTGGGGAACATCAAGACCCTGAACCTGGCAGGCAATCTCCTGGGGAGTCTGAGTGGCCTGCACAAGCTCTACTCCCTGGTCAACCTGGATCTTAGCGACAACAGAATCGAACAGGTGAGCCGTGCCCCAGAAGGGTCTTGGGGTTCTGGAGTGGCTGTGCCTTGGCGTTGATCACTTTAGCGAGAATGGTGGGCTTCCTTTCTTTGGCTGTCAAGTGAGCGGTCACCTTGCTGAAGTGTTAAAGAAGGGACGCGGGAATGCCTTGCAGATGGAGGAGGTCAGGAGCATCGGCAGCCTCCCGTGTCTGGAGCACGTGGCTCTGCTGAACAACCCTCTGAGCATCATCCCTGACTACCGGACCAAGGTGCTGGCTCAGTTCGGAGAGCGGGCCTCGGAGGTAAGCTGCTCGGGGAGGGGTCAGCTGGAGGTGACATCCGCTTACATATACTTGCCTGCTTCAGAAGGACGTCCTGACCCTGAGGGGCCTTTCAGATCTGGCAAGTCCGCTGCCTCCCCAGGAAAAGGTTGCCTCATGCATCTCTTCTTGGGGGCTACCGGCTGCAGTGCTTGCTCAGTGGGCTTCCCCTCGCCTTTGTCAGAGCTTCAGGTCGGGGTGCTCCCCAGGAACCAATAGGCACAGCCTGAGTGTGGAGGGACTGACTGTCTTCAACTTGTTAAAAAGTAATGTTTATTGTAGACAAGGGTCAGGAATAAGATGtctgaaataattatatttcctGGACAACCTCTGGCCATAAAGTCTGACCATAAACCTGAAGGGTTTGCCCACCTTGGCCAGCGTCACCCAGCCCAGTATCTGCTGTTTGCCAAGTGGCCGCCTGCTGCCCCGCCAGCCCAACAGGTCTGCCTCCAGGTTCACCTGTCTCCTCAGCCTCAAGCAGGCTCCCtccactctccccaaatcccaGGCTGGAAGATACCTGGGAGTCTGTTTGCATCCTCCCCCCGACCCCGCCCTGCAATCTCTTTTCAGCCCCAAGTGCACCTTTCTCCACACTGTCACCAAGACAACATTCACAAGATgtcacctcctcccctccctggctcCCAGGCCCTTGGGACGTTCCCTCATTTGACCACACTGCTGCTCCCCACTGCCTGCCGGCCCACAGCTCCCTCCTGCACTTGCAGGTGGGGTCCCTGCCCTTCTGCCTGCTTCCCATACCTTTGCCCTCCCAGTTCCCCAGTCCAGAAGGCCCTCCCCTTGCTCTTTGCAGATCTGAGTTCTGCCATAATTGGAGGCTTAGTTCAAGGCACCACCTTCAcccctctcccagccaccccgGAGGCCTTCTCAGTGGACCCTGCAGCCCTGCCTTCCCTTCCTGGAGAGGGACTCCCAGAACTGGGCCAGGCAGTGTGGGACCTCCCTGGGCCACTCCAAGGAGCTCCCAGGTCACTTCCATGGGTGGCGAGGAGCTCACCTCCCAGCAGGCTGAGCCTCCGCAGCCTCCTGTGTCCTCACGGGGCCTGGCCCACACCTCGGTGGGACCctgcccttctcctccctccatgCTTGCCAGCGCCTATGCTGATAGCCATTTTCTGGACACTGTAGGTCTGTCTGGACAACACAGTGACCACAGAGAAGGAGTTGGACACAGTGGAAGTGCTGAAAGCGATTCAGAAAGCCAAGGAGGTCAAGTCCAAATTAGGCAACCCCGAGAAGAAGGTGGGTCTTTgtgtgggaggtgggaggaggggtggtgAGGAGCCAGCCGAGGAAGGAGCTGGCTTGCAGTGGAACTGGGCCAGGGAGCACTCCGGGCCATGGAGTCCTGGctgcaccccctgccccccaggctgCATGACCCTGGGCTTTCACGCTCCCTCTGttctcatctgtgagatgggggTGGTGATAGGACTTGCCGCATGGGGTTGCCGAGGGTTAGTTAAGATCTCTTTCCCTGTCACCGATGTTTGTGAGAGCCATGAGCTCCTCATATCTCAGGCTCTGCCAAGTTCTGTTCTCTTCTTCTGGATCTGTCTCCTCTCCTCGACTGACTCGGCACCTCTCCTCAGGTCAGTGAGGATTCTAGGCTCTCTGCTGCCCCGTGCGCCAGGCCCAGCAGCTCCCCTCCCACCGTGgctcccacctctgcctccttGCCCCAGCCCATCCTCTCCAACCAAGGTAATCGCGTGTGTATCTTTCTCCCTGGCAGAGCTGCACATGCCCTGCCTGGGCCCCCAgctgggctggggttgggggagagatgCCGGCACCTGTTCCCTACACGGTTCAGATGCAGGGAGGGCGTGGTGCTGTCTCCACACCAGCCCCTCTCGGAGTGGCGCATGGCTGGGGGGTGCCTGGCTGAGGTTTGCTTAGTGAGGACTCCCAATTGCTCTGACACACACATCCAGATCCTCTAGGGTACCACGGGGTGTGCTCTTTGAACTGGCTGCTGGCCCATGAGGACCCCACTGGCCCACAGGCAGTGGGGGCAGACTGGCTCCTTGTTCATGGGAACCCAGGCCTGGTTACTTCCCTAGGTCGGGCACCCCGATACCTGCGTGGGGAGCGTGCCTCATTGCCGTGGCCCTGGTGGTATCACCCAGCCCCAAACACTCTGTTGGTGGGGCCAAGATGGGCTGTCTGTGAACCCATGGAAGACCAGTCCCTTTCATCCACCCACTGTCTTAGCGTTTTCAAAGGGCTTTCACCTCTGAACCCAGGCATCCTCGGAGATGAGTGAGTGAAGCAGGTCCCATGAGTGTCTGCTGGCCCGGCCCCCACGGAAGAGGGGAGGGTGTGCCGTCCCGAGTGGAGCCGAGGCTCGGGACACACAGGAAAGAACGCCGCCCACCCGGGCTCCTGGAGACGGAGAACTTGGTGTGAGGTCTTGGGAAAACACTTTGACCCTATGTTTCAAGAGCCAGAAAAACGTTCCCACCCCTTGACCTGGTAACCCCGCTGGTGG
This genomic interval from Balaenoptera ricei isolate mBalRic1 chromosome 11, mBalRic1.hap2, whole genome shotgun sequence contains the following:
- the LOC132375069 gene encoding nischarin isoform X18; the protein is MAAAARSFGPEREAEPVKEARVVGSELVDTYTVYIIQVTDGSHEWTVKHRYSDFHDLHEKLVAERKIDKSLLPPKKIIGKNSRSLVEKREKDLEVYLQTLLATFPDVAPRVLAHFLHFHFYEINGITAALAEELFEKGEQLLGAGEVFAIRPLQLYAVTEQLQQGKPTCASGDAKTDLGHILDFTCRLKYLKVSGTEGPFGTSNIQEQLLPFDLSIFKSLHQVEISHCDAQRIRGLVASKPTLATMSVRFSATSMKEVLVPEASEFDEWEPAGAALEGTVTAVIPTWQALTALDLSHNSISEIDESVKLIPKIEFLDLSHNGVLVVDNLQHLYNLVHLDLSYNKLSFLEGVHTKLGNIKTLNLAGNLLGSLSGLHKLYSLVNLDLSDNRIEQMEEVRSIGSLPCLEHVALLNNPLSIIPDYRTKVLAQFGERASEVCLDNTVTTEKELDTVEVLKAIQKAKEVKSKLGNPEKKVSEDSRLSAAPCARPSSSPPTVAPTSASLPQPILSNQGILGDE